A window of the Sphingomonas piscis genome harbors these coding sequences:
- the recQ gene encoding DNA helicase RecQ — translation MTSPRDILKTTFGFDHFRGVQEQVVDRVMAGRHTLAVMPTGAGKSLCYQLPALARPGTALVISPLIALMHDQIRSAEAFGIRAASLTSADENRERTIDRLRAGELDLIYAAPERATTEGFRRLIDRVPLSLIAIDEAHCVSEWGHDFRPDYRLLRPLLDAFADVPRLALTATADARTRADILAQLGIAEDGLIISGFDRPNIRYHVQPRDGLGGQLKALLAAHPGPGIVYAPSRDGAEKIAEQVAGGGRKALPYHAGLEPQVRARNQAAFVASEEMVIAATVAFGMGIDKPDVRFVAHAGIPKSVEAYYQETGRAGRDGDPAEAWLFWSAEDFARARRRIETEVEPDRRPGERDRLNALAAFVETAGCRRAVLLRHFGEDPPESCGNCDNCLNPPQTVDATEIARKLLSAAFRTEMRFGVAHLTDVLAGNDNDKVRSFGHDRLSVFGIASADELQLVRPVSRALIARDALRADAYGGLSFGPAAKAILKGGEEVRITVPPKRQKAKRPRDGGPADPMFDSLREARRALASEQGVPPYVIFHDSVLRDIAAARPQSLHELARISGVGETKLQRYGQAMLDAVAAHIKDSDHAPA, via the coding sequence GTGACCTCCCCTCGGGACATCCTCAAGACAACCTTCGGCTTCGATCATTTCCGCGGTGTGCAGGAACAGGTGGTCGACCGGGTCATGGCGGGACGGCACACTTTGGCGGTGATGCCGACGGGGGCGGGCAAGTCGCTTTGCTACCAGCTGCCGGCACTGGCGCGTCCGGGCACGGCCTTGGTCATCTCCCCGCTTATCGCGTTGATGCACGATCAGATCCGCTCGGCGGAAGCCTTCGGAATCCGTGCGGCATCACTGACATCCGCCGATGAGAACCGCGAGCGGACGATCGACCGCCTGCGAGCCGGCGAGCTCGACCTCATCTATGCCGCGCCGGAGCGGGCGACCACCGAGGGCTTCCGCCGGTTGATCGACCGCGTGCCATTGTCGCTGATCGCTATCGACGAAGCCCATTGCGTCAGCGAATGGGGGCATGACTTCCGGCCCGATTACCGCCTGCTCCGGCCTCTGCTCGACGCCTTTGCGGATGTGCCAAGGCTGGCGCTGACCGCCACCGCTGATGCGCGAACGCGCGCCGACATCCTGGCGCAGCTCGGCATCGCGGAGGACGGCCTGATCATCTCCGGCTTCGACCGTCCCAACATCCGCTACCATGTGCAGCCGCGGGACGGATTAGGTGGTCAGCTGAAGGCGCTGCTCGCCGCGCATCCGGGCCCCGGGATCGTCTACGCACCGAGCCGAGACGGAGCGGAGAAAATCGCCGAGCAGGTGGCGGGCGGCGGGCGGAAGGCGCTGCCCTATCATGCCGGGCTGGAGCCCCAGGTACGTGCCCGCAATCAAGCTGCGTTCGTCGCGTCGGAGGAGATGGTGATCGCGGCCACTGTCGCCTTTGGCATGGGCATCGACAAGCCGGACGTCCGTTTCGTCGCGCACGCGGGCATCCCAAAGTCGGTCGAGGCATATTACCAGGAGACGGGCCGCGCCGGCCGCGACGGCGACCCGGCGGAGGCATGGCTGTTCTGGTCGGCCGAGGATTTCGCCCGCGCGCGCCGCCGCATCGAGACTGAGGTGGAGCCGGATCGTCGCCCAGGTGAGCGCGATCGGCTTAACGCCCTGGCAGCCTTCGTCGAGACGGCAGGCTGCCGCCGCGCCGTGCTGCTGCGCCACTTCGGCGAGGACCCGCCGGAAAGTTGCGGCAATTGCGACAATTGCCTGAACCCGCCGCAGACGGTGGATGCAACCGAGATCGCGCGCAAATTGCTGTCGGCGGCCTTTCGGACCGAGATGCGCTTTGGGGTCGCGCACCTCACCGACGTGCTGGCCGGCAACGACAATGACAAGGTGCGCAGCTTCGGGCACGACCGGCTGTCCGTGTTCGGCATTGCGTCGGCCGATGAGCTGCAGCTCGTGCGGCCTGTGTCGCGAGCATTGATCGCCCGCGATGCGTTGCGAGCCGATGCCTATGGCGGGCTCTCGTTCGGACCCGCAGCCAAGGCCATCTTGAAGGGCGGGGAAGAGGTGCGCATCACCGTACCGCCCAAGCGCCAGAAAGCGAAACGACCGCGGGATGGAGGCCCGGCCGATCCGATGTTCGATTCGCTTCGGGAAGCCCGCCGCGCACTGGCCAGCGAGCAGGGGGTGCCGCCCTACGTCATCTTTCATGACAGCGTCCTGCGCGACATTGCGGCAGCTCGCCCGCAGAGCCTCCACGAGTTGGCGCGAATATCCGGCGTGGGCGAAACCAAGCTTCAGCGTTATGGTCAGGCCATGCTCGACGCCGTTGCGGCGCACATTAAGGACAGCGACCATGCACCAGCTTGA
- a CDS encoding TIGR01244 family sulfur transferase, translated as MHQLDDKTLVSGQILPEQVAGLKSQGITAIVNNRPDDEEPGQPAAAEIKAAAEAAGLSYCHIPIARGIGPADAEAMRDAINGAEGKVLAFCRSGARSTYAWAVAQAGEGRARDEIEAAAARAGYDLAPVAHLL; from the coding sequence ATGCACCAGCTTGACGACAAGACCTTGGTCAGCGGGCAAATCCTGCCCGAGCAGGTGGCAGGGCTGAAAAGTCAGGGGATCACCGCCATCGTCAACAATCGCCCCGACGACGAGGAACCGGGTCAGCCCGCCGCGGCCGAGATTAAGGCCGCCGCCGAGGCCGCCGGACTATCCTACTGTCACATCCCCATTGCGCGCGGCATCGGCCCGGCGGATGCCGAGGCGATGCGCGACGCCATCAACGGTGCCGAGGGCAAGGTTCTGGCTTTCTGCCGCTCCGGCGCGCGGTCGACCTATGCCTGGGCAGTCGCGCAGGCCGGGGAGGGACGCGCACGCGACGAGATCGAGGCCGCCGCAGCGCGCGCGGGGTACGATCTCGCACCGGTCGCGCACCTGCTTTAG
- a CDS encoding arylamine N-acetyltransferase family protein: protein MSLSAADLQAYLIRIGFEGEARADRETLARIVALHPGVIPFENLNPFLGIPVELTADAFMAKLVHGGRGGYCFEQNGLLAHVLETLGFKFTPLAARVLWMQDEDAETPRTHKLLMVDLPDGPVLADVGFGGAVCTGLLRLESGVPQETPHERFRLLEKDGEWRQQIEIRGEWRTTYRFTLEQALAIDDALGNWWTSTSPASHFTFSLVAARSPAGRRLALRNLDYTTHQPGEDTQRRRLAPDEVCAVLESDFGLRLADRDNLTAKIRTLA from the coding sequence TTGAGCCTCTCGGCGGCGGACCTCCAGGCTTATCTCATTCGCATCGGCTTTGAAGGTGAGGCGCGCGCTGACCGCGAGACCCTTGCTCGGATCGTCGCGCTTCATCCCGGCGTCATCCCTTTCGAAAACCTCAATCCGTTTCTCGGCATTCCGGTGGAGCTGACCGCCGACGCATTCATGGCCAAGCTCGTCCACGGTGGTCGTGGCGGCTATTGCTTCGAGCAGAACGGTCTCCTGGCGCATGTTCTCGAAACACTCGGCTTTAAGTTCACGCCACTCGCCGCCCGCGTGCTGTGGATGCAGGATGAAGATGCCGAAACGCCGCGCACCCACAAATTGCTGATGGTCGACTTGCCGGACGGTCCGGTGCTGGCCGATGTCGGCTTCGGCGGCGCGGTCTGTACCGGGTTGCTTCGGCTGGAATCGGGCGTTCCGCAGGAGACGCCGCACGAACGCTTCCGCCTGCTTGAAAAGGATGGCGAGTGGCGTCAGCAGATCGAGATCCGCGGCGAGTGGCGGACGACCTACCGATTCACGCTGGAACAGGCGCTGGCGATTGACGATGCGCTTGGCAACTGGTGGACGTCGACCAGCCCGGCGTCGCACTTCACCTTCTCGCTGGTCGCCGCCCGCTCACCGGCGGGCCGCCGCCTTGCACTGCGCAATCTGGATTATACGACGCACCAGCCTGGCGAGGATACTCAACGCCGCCGTCTTGCGCCCGACGAGGTCTGCGCGGTGCTGGAAAGCGACTTCGGACTACGCCTTGCCGATCGCGACAACCTGACCGCGAAGATACGGACGCTCGCCTGA